In the Argiope bruennichi chromosome 8, qqArgBrue1.1, whole genome shotgun sequence genome, aaccACTTTTTTGGTGGTAAAGcaagtaaaaagaaattcaaggagtttttgactgaaaaaaatggagaaaaagttGCTATTTTGTTGGATCCTCCATTTGGTGGTCTCATTGATGCCATATGTTACACTCTGCAGAAAATGAATCAGTATTGGCAGAAAGTTAATAGCAAAGAAAGTACAGAAACTGTTCCAATTATTTggttttttccatattttttggAACCAAGAATTGTTCAAACAATGCCAGATTTAGTGATGATGGATTATAaggtaacaataaaaaaaaattctttttcttataaatttcaaagttGAGATTAATCTTTGAATTTATCTCCtgcatatttttgtaactttcttgTTATGCTTATTTTTGctcaatcttttctaaaaataaatgattaatatatttgaatgttttgaaataaaaattctgatttcttaAGAAAGTCAGATCTTTTTATgagtcatttatattttttaatattaaattccaatTATTAATCAaacttatctattttattttttaggttgAATATCTGAATCACAAAAAATTTGGAAGTCAAGCAGGTTCTAAAGGTTCTCCTGTAAGGATCTTTACTAATATTAATGGCTCTTCTTTTGTTTTACCTAAAAATGAAGGATAcaagtaagtttttttaaaaaaacataaactaTTGTGAATATTTATGATATGTTGATAGATTGTAAATGATATTCTCAAAGAATGTTTCTTAATGTTATTTTAGTGCTTTGTTTTTAGtcccttattttaaatttataactttgaaaaatcatctaTAAtcctagaaattttaatttgctttatttttaaatgaacatatttttgtgaattaattcTAAAAACCAAATAATGACAGGGCATTGGAttcataaatgcatattttaatgcaaagtgttgcatattttaatgttataatgcaAGCTTTTCAAGTGTAGattatctagaaaaataattaaaaagttgattaaaattgttcatatttaataaatttttctcttcagaTTTATCATACTGTCTTAAATGCAGCATCTTTATTTCATGTGTTATCTAAATGCTGAggctaatatatattttactagtgatgaaatttgcaaatgaataactaatttgatataaaatttggataaaataaatgCACAACTATTAactaatacttttataaaatcaatagctgaagataaattaagtaaatcaaaattttaccttttcttgaatttttatgaatttcctaCCCTTAccctataaataaatataactttatatttgcacatataaataaaatttgtatataaattcagGTACtgtgaatatttcattataaattaatttttcttatatttttcctgacttttcttctaatacaaaacaaatatataatttactattttcttttacattttagatattgTAAAATCTGTCAAAGATATGTATCTAAAGAAAATCAACATTGTTCTAAATGTAACAAGTGCACAACAAAAGTAAGtctatattaatataagaaaaatattcttacccACTTCTTTAAaacttatcattttatttaaaatatgcttctaATCCTCCTTGCacttattttaattgcttattaaaattatacagtaatttcatatttgtatgaCTTTATTTTGTTTCAGCATGGCAATACTTTCAAACATTGTGACAGCTGTAAACAATGTGTAAAAAGTTCCTATGTTCACTGTGAAGTTCACAATAAATGTGTTCCAGATACGGCAAGCCATACAGAAATTTCTGGTAAGATATGTAAATGCAATAGAATAGAATCCGAAGGAGAAATGTCTAACAAGTGCTTTAAATGTTTTGGGTATGGTCATAGAAAGCGAGATTGCACTGGAAATTCAaagtaagttaataaaaaaactattattcattttataaaatactctcaaaatatatatattaactttctaAGTTGTTGCACTTTCTTCCTTTgcattaatatttgtataaaaaatttttgcattttaaagtttcatttctcTATAGTGAAAGAtataccaaaataatttatttcctgtggcattaaaaatataaatttgtaaaattttaaatacatattctaATTCTAATCAAAGTGTAATTTTTGTATACTGTCTTATATTtcacatgaattaatttttctttcctttatttctcTTCCTTTTTATCTTTAGAAACACTAGATTATAGTAAAATGTATATTCttgcaactatttaaaaaaaaaatctaaatcttaagggctgataatttttttatactcatCCATAAgacaaagagaaaattaaatgcaattttaaaatgtttataaagatgaaaacttaaactgaacatttaaaaataccatCACTACACTGAATATCAATGTGGCAGATATGTTGTAAAAATTCCACAGTATTTAtgccttaaaatattatattgtgcTAAATTTTTTCAGTGCATGATCAATTAACAATGATGTAATAAGTTGCAATGGTTGATTAAGAAAACTAATAAATGgaattcaaactaaatttaacATCCTTTATTGCGGGTTTCTTTTTTTGCTTAAGTACTATGTTCTTgttgcatgaaattttattttctctatgtCATAAATCCTATGTCCCCATATTGAAGTCTATCATTTTCTATTGTCTAAATCTCTATAGAAGGTGCCTTTAATCATTAAGGACCAAAGAatgttgcaaattatattttaaatttttactttttataaacttCAGCAAAACATTCTTTGAAAAGCTTTTTGATATACAAAagtacataaataatttcataaatattttttaaaccatctcttatttttaatgcatcttttGTGCATGTGTGAAAATATCAATTGtacataaaaaagttttcttagggtta is a window encoding:
- the LOC129981109 gene encoding rRNA N6-adenosine-methyltransferase ZCCHC4-like, coding for MEVIVKNCKSHPSCPHGPCLMFERHTSNGIKSGKKFYACSACRDRSVCNFFHWVDDDFSTYKREHWEQIIAASKPPYIHDEYVKRRTSFQNLPQHERKYCRTCSLLILKDIEDHNNHEIIDNVSEDQLLQPTTLFQTLENKKSEAQYFFSPKTIHFVTSLLQKLKFTKVVLIGVPKIHEYLISNKTENTGLTSFLMDIDHRYMQFFGPEQFCHYNLFNNHFFGGKASKKKFKEFLTEKNGEKVAILLDPPFGGLIDAICYTLQKMNQYWQKVNSKESTETVPIIWFFPYFLEPRIVQTMPDLVMMDYKVEYLNHKKFGSQAGSKGSPVRIFTNINGSSFVLPKNEGYKYCKICQRYVSKENQHCSKCNKCTTKHGNTFKHCDSCKQCVKSSYVHCEVHNKCVPDTASHTEISGKICKCNRIESEGEMSNKCFKCFGYGHRKRDCTGNSKNQKGRRKKMKK